Proteins encoded by one window of Carassius auratus strain Wakin chromosome 8, ASM336829v1, whole genome shotgun sequence:
- the slc26a6.1 gene encoding solute carrier family 26 member 6 — translation MDNQRCSERENFNPNPVYGLNEEQLDILGQRRWKVHRTIWAKLKEECWCSGARLKSCFLSIAPLLSWLPQYSLRKNAIGDLISGISVGIMHLPQGMANALLVAVPPVFGLYSSFYPVLIYFIFGTSRHISVGTFSVLSIMVGAVAGDVVSAGSGAESDEIEAESARVAFAAQLTILCGLIQIVLYVLRCGGVCRWLSQPLVSGYTTAAAVHVTVHQLPLLMGISIVRHRGIFAVFWMFSNIVTGIRRVLLATLVVSLVSLVILVGGKMVNSRWSSRFPIPWELVLVIFATVSSVLFDLSGQYGIQIVGPIPTGLSPPSLPSFSVSQELLLTALALAVVGYGFQASLGIMFAHKHGYPFHSNQELLAMGLCNSIGGMFQCFPVSGSMSRSTVQESTGGQTQVSSLVSALIILLILLKFGPLFQQLPKTVLAVIILVNLHGVFAQVRDVPKLWNTDRLDLVVWVVTLFSALVFNLDLGLGIAIVFSLFTIVFRTQKPRFAVLGRIAGTDCYRDLEKYSEAHQIPGVTVFSCFNPLYYANADQTFTSLKQTITKDINENPEVRPPDQQGAQSAQHCVVLELSGVTFMDSVAIGSFKSVLQDFKNTQTLFFCASCPDGLLSQMKNHGFVPDFLSLSSFFPSVHHAVLHYQGLQNTDTDVTEL, via the exons ATGGACAATCAAAGATGCTCAGAGAGGGAGAATTTCAATCCCAATCCTGTTTATGGTTTGAATGAAGAACAGCTAGATATCCTGGGACAGCGCAGGTGGAAGGTGCATCGAACAATTTGGGCAAAGCTGAAGGAGGAGTGCTG GTGTTCAGGTGCAAGGCTGAAGAGCTGCTTCCTGTCTATTGCACCTCTCTTATCATGGCTGCCACAGTACTCCCTCAGGAAAAATGCTATTGGAGATTTGATATCAGGAATCAGTGTGGGGATCATGCATCTCCCACAAG GGATGGCTAATGCTTTGTTGGTTGCAGTTCCTCCAGTGTTTGGTCTGTATTCATCTTTCTACCCTGTTCTCATCTACTTCATTTTTGGAACATCCAGACACATCTCTGTTG GTACTTTTTCTGTCCTTTCCATCATGGTCGGTGCGGTGGCTGGTGATGTTGTGTCGGCCGGCAGTGGAGCAGAGAGTGATGAGATTGAGGCTGAAAGTGCTAGAGTTGCTTTTGCAGCTCAGTTGACCATTCTGTGTGGACTGATACAG ATTGTGCTGTACGTGCTGCGTTGTGGAGGGGTGTGTCGGTGGTTGTCTCAGCCGTTGGTCAGTGGATACACTACGGCAGCTGCGGTCCATGTGACTGTTCACCAGCTGCCTTTACTGATGGGCATCTCCATAGTCAGACACAGAGGCATCTTTGCTGTGTTCTGG ATGTTTTCAAACATTGTGACTGGAATCAGGAGAGTGCTACTGGCGACACTAGTAGTGTCCCTTGTCTCCCTGGTGATACTTGTTGGTGGAAAGATGGTGAATTCACGTTGGAGCTCTCGATTTCCCATTCCATGGGAGTTGGTACTG GTTATCTTTGCCACTGTGTCGTCAGTGCTGTTTGATCTGTCCGGTCAGTATGGAATACAGATTGTTGGACCCATACCAACCGG TCTCTCACCTCCCTCCCTTCCATCGTTTTCTGTCTCTCAGGAGCTGTTATTGACAGCTCTTGCGTTGGCAGTGGTGGGCTATGGTTTCCAAGCTTCACTGGGCATTATGTTTGCTCATAAACATGGCTACCCCTTTCACAGCAACCAG GAGCTGTTGGCTATGGGTCTGTGTAACTCCATAGGTGGGATGTTCCAGTGCTTTCCAGTAAGTGGATCCATGTCTCGCAGCACAGTACAGGAGAGTACAGGCGGACAAACTCAG gTTTCTTCTCTGGTGTCTGCTCTGAtaattcttttaattttgttaaagttTGGCCCCCTTTTTCAGCAGTTACCAAAG ACAGTTTTGGCTGTCATTATTTTAGTGAATCTGCACGGGGTTTTTGCACAAGTCAGAGATGTGCCTAAACTTTGGAATACAGACCGCTTGGACCTG GTAGTGTGGGTAGTGACGCTGTTCAGTGCCTTGGTGTTTAATCTAGACCTGGGGCTTGGCATTGCAattgttttctctctgtttacCATCGTCTTCAGGACACAGAA GCCCAGATTTGCTGTTCTTGGACGTATTGCTGGCACAGACTGTTACAGGGATCTGGAGAAATACTCAGAG GCACACCAGATTCCTGGAGTGACTGTGTTTTCCTGTTTTAATCCACTTTACTATGCCAATGCAGACCAGACCTTCACATCACTCAAACAG ACCATTACCAAAGACATTAATGAGAATCCTGAAGTAAGACCTCCAGACCAGCAGGGGGCTCAGAGTGCACAGCATTGCGTTGTTTTGGAGCTCAGTGGAGTCACCTTCATGGACTCAGTGGCCATAGGCTCATTCAAATCA GTGCTTCAGGATTTTAAGAACACGCAGACCTTGTTTTTCTGTGCTTCATGTCCAG ATGGTCTACTGTCTCAGATGAAGAATCATGGTTTTGTTCCAgattttctgtctctttcttcaTTTTTTCCTTCAGTTCATCATGCAGTCCTGCACTACCAGGGGCTACAG AACACAGACACAGATGTTACAGAGCTATGA
- the LOC113108002 gene encoding uncharacterized protein LOC113108002, whose product MSRFREALKENESGKKNTKMPQKQKQAENKDNAVISKDRLPLIGSSRNKSAARPSLATPWAEPRKRSHPPVSSVAPDSMTPWEGSSHSESSFTSFPPPVSPLPLAHSKPITAPDPKPPPPPPQITNTEPENSQSARVKRKLLPPRHPSRPPRLPPLRQVTNLSFSRSFTFSFFELPVHQSARSRAERLRDLTVLLRQFHY is encoded by the exons ATGTCACGATTCAGGGAAGCTCTTAAAGAGAATGAATCTGGAAAGAAGAACACTAAGATgcctcaaaaacaaaaacaggctgAAAATAAG GACAATGCAGTGATATCAAAGGATAGGCTCCCTCTGATTGGTTCATCAAGAAATAAATCTGCAG CGAGGCCCTCTCTAGCCACTCCTTGGGCCGAACCGAGGAAACGCAGCCATCCTCCCGTCTCATCTGTGGCCCCTGACAGCATGACACCCTGGGAAGGCTCCTCCCACTCCGAGTCATCCTTTACCAGTTTTCCCCCTCCAGTTTCACCCCTGCCTCTTGCCCACTCGAAGCCAATCACAGCACCAGATCCTAAGCCCCCACCACCCCCTCCTCAAATCACAAACACCGAACCTGAGAATAGTCAGAGTGCCCGGGTAAAACGCAAGCTGCTCCCACCAAGGCACCCCTCGAGACCTCCCCGTTTGCCCCCCCTGAGGCAAGTCACAAATCTTAGCTTTTCTCGTAgcttcacattttcattttttgagctGCCGGTTCACCAGTCTGCACGGAGCAGAGCGGAGCGCCTCAGAGATCTCACTGTGCTGCTGAGGCAGTTTCATTACTAG